GTTGTTCCTTTGGATGTTTATAATAAGAAAAAACACATAAAGTAATTTCTTAACTTCATCTTCTTAAGCCTACTTCCTGTAGGCTTTTTTGCTTTTGACTCTTATCTGTTTTTAAAATACAATTTCCTATTAAATAAAAAAGGATTCTCCTAACGAAGAATCACTTCTTTAAAGACAGCATTAGTCCACTTTTGAGTGTGTTTTTTTGTCAGCATACCATGTTACATAATCAATTCGATGTGAATGGACGAATCATCATAAGTAATAAGGCAATCATAGCTACCCACGGTCGAGAAGATGATCTCTTTATTTTCATGATCAACGGTTACATAATCCGAGTAGAATGTAGCATAATATTCTTCTATCTCGTCCCATGACAAGACTGTGTATGAATCAAAACTCCCCGAAGTAAAACTTGCATATGTCCCCAAACTAAAATACTCGCTTGGGGCTACAGGTATATTCTTTTCGTTTCCGACCCTCACATATGCCGGGAATAATGTATAACTTTTCGAACCATTTGATTTGTTTAAAAAGTATATTGCATCATCAATTTTAAGAGCATAAAGGGTGATATCATTAAAGGTGTATTCATCCAAGTAGGATTCTTGTGACATTATATATGTCCTAAATTTGCTATCATTTGTCACTTTGAAAATAACATAACTGCCTGTAAATTGAAAATGATATACAGGATATTCCAATACATTTATGAACTCGCCATATTCATCGCTGTAAATATTGTAGTTCCACGCTCCAATCAAATCATCACTAAATGTGACCGGGATATCATCATGAATCCAATCATTGATTGTCAAAGCTCCAAATAAACCAGTCAGACTTATTAATATAATCATAGAATATTTGTAAATAAGTGTTCTCGGTTTTGATTCCATAGATTTATTTTTTGCTATTCTATTCTTGATTCTTAAAAATAGAAAAAACATCAAAACTAATAATAGGAATAATAGTATCCAGAAATTCATTATCCTCATCTCCTACTCTAGTTAGCACGATGATGGATCATAAGTCATTTTCATATATGACCCAATAGTATATTGACTTAAATAATAGCGAGAGTATTCATTATCGCCCTGATAGCCTAGATTTACGATAAACATATCATCATTATATCCATATGCAATTGCTGCGTGAAAAATTTTTGTTGTCCCAAATAGCTCAGGAATCTTTCCTCCGAAAAAAATAATACTTGGTGTGTCATTATTAATAGCATTCCTGATTGTTGAATTAAACGGTAGATATGACCAGCTAATACTAAAATCATCTTCATCAATGTCTGAATTATCGTCTATATAATCCCAGGTAAGATTTTTGATTCCATATGCATTTGTACTGAAATTTTCATCCTCATCTGTTGGATCTTTTCCGTCCAAGATAATCAAGTAATCATGAAAATCCTGATTGGTTCCGGTCGGTTCATTCGGATCTAAATCATTTTCATACGTATCCTCAACAATGTCGTCATTGAATAACTGATCAAAATATCCTAAATATACAGCCAGGGCAACATATCCGCATTCTCCATAATAGTTTATCGGCATATTTTCTTGTATTTGCTCGAAATACCAACTATTAGATATTTCAGTGTCGGTTGTGGTTGTGGACATAGCACTGTAAATTTCAGAATTTGTTAGATAGGCTTCCATTTCTTTTGATTTCTTAATGTTTGATTCAATGGTATTTTTCATATCGATTTCATTTTCAACTTGATATACAAAAAGATCTTGATTAATATGATATTGCCCTATTCCAAAATAATATAAATCTCCATCTAAATCTTTGTAAGGAGATATAACAGAGGTTGTAATTTCAATAAAAATCTCTTCTTTTTGATAGTAGATCATGTATCCAAAACCATCAAGTTCAAATAATAGATATGAATTTCTCTGGCCTCCATTAAGATGCTTAACTGATTCAATGCTTTTGTCAAAACCCATTTGCATTAACTTATCTGTTGCAATACTCGAGTATTTTTCTAATAAATTATCTTCTTTAGCAGATATTTTCGGTGACGAAATACAAACAGTGATAATCATGAACAATAATAATATGGCTTTCTTCATTTTTTTATCTCCTTAATAATATATTAAAATTCTTGTCGTATTATATATACTTGCCTAGATTTGTCAATTATGTGAGTAGAATACGTACAATAATCTCATTATAATGCTTTTTAAAAAGTGCTTTGCCCATTTTTAATCCTGTATATATTTATGCTTATGAACAAATTTGCTGAATTGTGTATAGAAAACCCATATAAAAAATCAGTATAAATTTATCAGACAAGTTATCCTTTAATTTCTTCATACAAATCATAATAATCATCTTTAATTTTTTTAAGTTCCATAAAGGTATATTGTCCATTTAAATTTTTTAATATGCTAAATAGTTCTTTGTCTTCTTTGAATCTATTTGCCTTTATTTTACAACCCTCATATCCTGTATTGAATAATTCTTCGTTGAACAAAATCAATTCAAACCTAAACTTCTCTGCATCTGGAAATTCAGATATAATATAATCGATGAAACGCTTGGCTTCATCGATTGTAATATTCACATCAGGTCTGTCTTGCATGAAGCAATATTTACATTTCATGTTACACTTACTTGATGCGTGTAGAGTTGTGTATATTGTTCTGAATAGTTTTTTCTTGTATATTGTTTGAGTGGAAATTTCATCATCCATATGATTATTATGGAAGATTCGTTTCAAGTCTTTGTTTGTTAGGCTTGGGCTGTTTGGTAATATGATTTGATTGCCATTAACCTGACTAACATAAATTGTAAGGTTATTCAGTTTATATGTGATATAGTCGTTTATCAGACTCTATTATGCGTCATATTGTGTCATGCCTATTGTTAGATATTATCAAATTAATCGCGAATTGTCAATATCACACTATGTTTTTTTTTTTTGAATAGCATGCTAAATCATTATACAATTTTACAGTTCCAGTAACAATGCACTTGTACATTTACTATCTCTTTTGTCAAACTCTCAATATCATATCCTCCATACACCTCTGATGCATGGGATAATGATTTCCCTTTTATTATATGCTTTTCACACATCATTCTTTTCTGATTTAGTGCTAATCTCATAAAAAAAATAACTTCCTTCATCAGAATGGTATAATTAGTATACCATATCTCCAACTTTTGGAAGCTATTTCAGGTACAAATGTCTTGTCCATATGGAGTTTATCTTGTTTTTCACTAAAAATCTTCGGGGTTTTACTCTGTGTCCATGCAGTGTTTATTTTTTTTAGTTAAAAAAGGAGTGAAATTACTTAATTTCGCCTTTAACATTTCTATGCATATGATTCTAACCCGCTGTTCAAAAACCATACCAATCCGATATTATGGTTAGTCATTACTAAGTTTATCATGTTTTTTACTAAAAAATAGCGTGTTTTACTCTGCAGTTATACCAAGTTTACTTTTTGTGCACTAGAAGCTTACAGCATTAAGCACAATCGTCATCAAATTAGAATTTTCTCTTGACAAGATTTTATTTTATTTAGTGGAATATTGGAATTTCCGGATTCTCGTGTCCATTTCAAGGTGAAGAAAACTATTATAAGCAGAGAAATCCACAAAGTGAATTTCACATAATTTATAAAAAGGATCTCAAACTTAAGAAATCCTAATATCTTTATTTTACTATATATGTTTCCTCAGGCAAGCTGTGCCGAGTGGTGCGAAGTGCTATACAAAAGTGCCTCGACTTTCCCGAAGTAACATATTTTTAGCACTATTTATGTTTACACACACAAGACTTTTTTATGCTTAATTGTTCCGAAGCAACATATTTCATCATAAATTTAACGAATTGTCAACTTGAATACCATTAACTTCTACTGAAGCATATACACAATTGAATAACTTCCAAACATCTAGTTCGTTTCCATTGTCATCTCTAACAATAACTTGATACGTTTTCAATTGTTCTATATTCTCTATGATAATATTTTTAGATTAACTATTTAAAACCTTAACATCTTCAAATCAACAGAAACCAAACTTAATATAGAAAAGAAAATTACATTTTTTATATCATTTACTGTCTCAAAAATTTGCCAAGAATATTCATCATGATATCATTCATCTCAGATGGCAATTCGCGATTTTCTTTACTAATCCAGTTTTTTACAACGGATAATGAACCAAAGATGATGAATTTGTACAAGTATTCATTACTATTTTTCCTTTCATCTTTTATGATTACTTTTTGATACGCCATATTTTCAAGGCACATTTCAATTAACTTTTCAAAAAAACTATTTTCTGGAATTTCATTCAAAAATAGTTTAAATACTTCTATATTATCAATCACATATTCAAGAAGCTTTGTTAAGACGTTTTCATTATTTATTTGTGAAATATATGTTTCTATTGTTAAAAGATATTCATTTTCTATATCTTTCAAGAGATCAAATTCGGTGTTGTAGTACTTGTAGAATGTAGATCTATTCATTTCAGCTTTTTCACAAATTTCTTTGATGGAAATTTTAAAAATACTTTTTGTCTTCATCAAATCTACTAAACTACTTTTAAGCATCATTTTGGTTATTCTAACTCGTTGATTCTCTTTCATTATTTTTCTCCTTATCAAACTTTCGTGTTTTTGTTTCTAATTCAACACTTCTTTGTGAATTGTTGTTTTTGCAACCGTCCATTATATATATGATTGTTTTTAATCCAACACATGTATATTATAATACAATTATGCATTTATGCAAATACATCTAACAAAGGAAAATTGAAATGAAGAAGATTTTAGGTTTTATCACAGATCAAAGATATGTATTTTTAGCGTTTTTTTTAATTGTATTTGGTTTGAGTCTATATTTGATGGGAAATGTCGTAGTGACAAATGATATTTCTAAATACTTACCCAAAGATTCTTCAACAATTGAAGGTATTCGTATCACAGAAAATCAATTTGGAAATTCGAGTTCATTGAAATTAGTGTTTTCCGGTTTAAGTGAAACTGAAATAGAGTCAAACATTCTAGAACTATCTGCAATTCCTAATGTATCAAGTGTTGAGTATAATGAAACATCTTCAAACAATATTGATTACATACTTTTTACACTTTATATACCGTATGAGTCAACATCTGATGAAGCAAATGGGGTGCTTGATACCGTAGTTAACAGTTATGAAGAAGGCATTGTGGGTGGCCAAATCTTTACGGAAAATCAACCTATAGTTCCAATATATTTGATTGTTTTAGCATTTTTAATTCTCTTAATCATACTATTTGCTTTCTCATCTTCTTGGGTGGAACCCATACTTTTTTTGATTACAATCGGGGTAGCAATCATTATCAACATGGGTACAAATGTTATATTTAGCAGTATAACAACAACGACGTTTTCAATTGCTGCATTGTTGCAATTATGTCTATCAATTGACTACTCTATTATTTTGTTAAATCGATACAAACAAGA
This window of the Bacillota bacterium genome carries:
- a CDS encoding TetR/AcrR family transcriptional regulator C-terminal domain-containing protein; translation: MKENQRVRITKMMLKSSLVDLMKTKSIFKISIKEICEKAEMNRSTFYKYYNTEFDLLKDIENEYLLTIETYISQINNENVLTKLLEYVIDNIEVFKLFLNEIPENSFFEKLIEMCLENMAYQKVIIKDERKNSNEYLYKFIIFGSLSVVKNWISKENRELPSEMNDIMMNILGKFLRQ